The window GCCTTTGGGGCGCCGCCGGCCGCTCGACGGCGCGTCCCGCCACGCGCGATGCGCGGGCTCCTTGCAGCCTTCATTTTGCGTAAGGGGCGGTCGCGTATCTGATCTGAGTATCCATCATCGTCACTCGGTCGATCCGAAGCGAGATAACGAGGGTGGGCTCGCCTGATGGCTCGCCTTGGTGTAGGATCAGACCATGAGTTCGACCACGCTAAAGCCAAAGAGCAAGGTTCCTGGAAGGGTCCTCGGTTCACGGACGTTCGCGGCGATCACCGCCGTCGAAGGTCTTCGGCTTGGAACGGCCAGTCGTAAGCGTCTTCAAGCCTTGAAGGCTGGCGGCCTGACGCCCGCGGAACGTCGCGAAGAGGTCCTTCGGGCCTATATGGAACTCAACAAGCGAAAATGACCTTCGGAGGCTATGACGCCTTCGACGACCCCTATTCCTATAGGGGCACCAACGTCCTCAAGAACCGACTCGGCACCCGCGATCCCGCGCTGCTTCAGGCGTTTGAGTTGGAAATGTCCGCGTTGCGGGCGGACGAGCCATTGCCGGCCGGCCGCTTCGGAACAGCGCACTATTGCGCAGTCCACCGCCACCTTTTTCAGGACGCCTACAGTTGGGCTGGCCGTTACCGGACGGTGCGCACGGCGAAGGGCGGAAACTGGTTCTGCTTTCCCGAGCACATCGCTCACCAGATGACGGTGATTTTCAGAAAGCTCGATGCCGAGGCTTTTACGGGCGGCGCGACTTTCGAAGAGTTCGCCCAAGCCGCCGCCGATTTTCTCGGTGACCTGAATGCCATCCACCCCTTCAGAGAAGGGAATGGCCGGTCGCAGCTCAGCTTCTTGCACCTGGTGGCGCTTCGCGCTGGC of the Phenylobacterium sp. LH3H17 genome contains:
- a CDS encoding Fic family protein encodes the protein MTFGGYDAFDDPYSYRGTNVLKNRLGTRDPALLQAFELEMSALRADEPLPAGRFGTAHYCAVHRHLFQDAYSWAGRYRTVRTAKGGNWFCFPEHIAHQMTVIFRKLDAEAFTGGATFEEFAQAAADFLGDLNAIHPFREGNGRSQLSFLHLVALRAGHPIALARVNPRTFMPAMIASFDGNLAPLVAEITSLRA